The proteins below are encoded in one region of Amycolatopsis magusensis:
- a CDS encoding ABC transporter substrate-binding protein, which yields MPIRTPGRLAATVLTAALALSGCGSGSSTSDPNSLEVAANATDRTAMDAVVAAFEQANPGKQVTVTYADTDQLQSTLRTQSSSGTGPDVFTVWPGNGNPGALQVLQPAGYLADLSDRPFAGAIPAASREVTQVEGRTYLVPANYSGIGVLYTQPALTAIGGQEPRTWDELIALCGKARANGKVLLSLGNQTPWVTQLVTYALAATTVYADDPGFAGKMAAGQVRFADSGWRVALEKYQELDRAGCFSDQPLGTSYENSLKDVAQGKAVGVVQVASSLAQIRTEAPGAELRMFALPAGNDPAKVRMPGAISAAYGVNAKSGNPDLALKFADFLGSEQGQNLYNEQGGTLPAIPNASFRADPALGVLDQHLRAGTTVPFMDQLWPNPKVQQEHFSQVQKLFSGSATVPQALEALDKAYATR from the coding sequence ATGCCCATCCGCACCCCCGGCCGCCTCGCGGCCACCGTCCTCACCGCCGCGCTGGCCCTGTCCGGCTGCGGTTCCGGATCGTCCACATCGGACCCGAACAGCCTGGAGGTCGCCGCCAACGCCACCGACCGGACCGCGATGGACGCGGTGGTCGCCGCGTTCGAACAGGCGAACCCGGGAAAGCAGGTCACGGTGACCTACGCCGACACCGACCAGCTGCAGAGCACGCTGCGCACCCAGTCGTCCTCCGGCACCGGCCCGGACGTGTTCACCGTGTGGCCGGGCAACGGCAATCCCGGTGCGCTGCAGGTGCTCCAGCCCGCCGGGTACCTCGCCGACCTCAGCGACCGCCCGTTCGCCGGGGCGATCCCGGCGGCCAGCCGCGAGGTCACCCAGGTCGAGGGCAGGACGTATCTGGTGCCCGCCAACTACAGCGGCATCGGCGTGCTCTACACCCAGCCCGCGCTGACCGCGATCGGCGGCCAGGAACCCCGCACCTGGGACGAGCTGATCGCGTTGTGCGGCAAGGCGCGCGCCAACGGCAAGGTGCTGCTCTCGCTGGGCAACCAGACCCCGTGGGTGACCCAGCTGGTCACCTACGCGCTGGCGGCCACCACCGTGTACGCCGACGACCCTGGCTTCGCCGGGAAGATGGCCGCTGGCCAGGTGCGGTTCGCCGACTCCGGCTGGCGGGTCGCGCTGGAGAAGTACCAGGAGCTGGACCGCGCGGGCTGCTTCAGCGACCAGCCGCTGGGCACGAGCTACGAGAACTCGCTCAAGGACGTCGCGCAGGGCAAGGCCGTCGGCGTGGTGCAGGTGGCCAGCAGCCTCGCGCAGATCCGCACGGAGGCACCCGGCGCCGAGTTGCGCATGTTCGCCCTGCCCGCGGGCAACGATCCCGCCAAGGTCCGGATGCCCGGCGCCATCTCGGCCGCGTACGGGGTGAACGCCAAGAGCGGAAACCCCGATCTGGCACTGAAGTTCGCCGACTTCCTCGGCTCCGAGCAGGGACAGAACCTTTACAACGAACAGGGCGGCACCCTGCCCGCTATCCCCAACGCGAGTTTCCGCGCCGACCCCGCGCTCGGCGTGCTCGACCAGCACCTGCGGGCCGGGACCACGGTGCCGTTCATGGACCAGCTCTGGCCGAACCCGAAGGTGCAGCAGGAGCACTTCAGCCAGGTGCAGAAGCTCTTCTCCGGTTCCGCCACCGTGCCGCAGGCCCTCGAAGCACTGGACAAGGCCTACGCCACCCGCTGA
- a CDS encoding carbohydrate ABC transporter permease — protein sequence MNRYTWRTAVLEAAMVAAALVFAFPVYVLVSLSLRQPGDQSSPIALSTPTLANYGDAWQQAGLGSALLTSTLITAGSVVLVVVLSAMAAYPLARSTRTWSKAAFGLFMLGLLLPFQLALIPLYQSMRDLGLLGNPLALVVFYTGLQTPFSVFLYTGFLRALDPAYEEAALIDGCGPLRAFFSVVLPLLRPITGTVVILNAIFVWNDFLTPLLYLSGTGQQTVPVALFGFVGQYVSQWPMVFAGLVIGTAPMLLVYFALQKRVIQGFAGGLKG from the coding sequence GTGAACCGCTACACCTGGCGCACCGCCGTGCTCGAAGCCGCGATGGTCGCCGCGGCGCTCGTCTTCGCCTTCCCGGTGTACGTGCTGGTTTCCCTGTCACTGCGGCAACCGGGTGACCAGAGTTCCCCGATCGCGCTGTCCACGCCGACGCTGGCCAACTACGGCGACGCGTGGCAGCAGGCCGGGCTCGGCTCCGCGCTGCTGACCAGCACGCTGATCACCGCCGGCAGCGTGGTGCTGGTGGTGGTGCTCTCGGCGATGGCGGCCTACCCGCTGGCGCGGAGCACCCGCACCTGGTCGAAGGCGGCGTTCGGGCTGTTCATGCTCGGCCTGCTGCTGCCGTTCCAGCTCGCGCTGATCCCGCTGTACCAGAGCATGCGCGACCTCGGCCTGCTCGGGAACCCGCTGGCGCTGGTGGTGTTCTACACCGGTCTCCAGACGCCGTTCTCGGTGTTCCTCTACACCGGATTCCTGCGCGCGCTCGATCCCGCCTATGAAGAAGCCGCGCTGATCGACGGCTGTGGTCCGCTGCGGGCGTTCTTCTCCGTGGTGCTGCCGTTGCTGCGCCCGATCACCGGCACGGTGGTCATCCTCAACGCGATCTTCGTCTGGAACGACTTCCTCACCCCGCTGCTCTACCTCAGCGGCACCGGGCAGCAGACGGTGCCGGTCGCGCTCTTCGGCTTCGTGGGCCAGTACGTGTCCCAGTGGCCGATGGTGTTCGCCGGGCTGGTCATCGGCACCGCGCCGATGCTGCTCGTCTACTTCGCCCTGCAGAAACGCGTCATCCAAGGATTCGCCGGCGGCCTCAAGGGCTGA
- a CDS encoding carbohydrate ABC transporter permease: protein MATKLGSRRRGGPPTAPWWFLAPALAFFVFVVVVPSVQGAGYAFTDWDGITPAPDFAGLDNFRTLLDDETARLALVNTLLAAAGITVVQNVIGLLLALGVHARIRSRTVLRVFFFAPAVITPVVTAYLWKYLYAPEGAINALFAALGLGSWQQDWLGDPDLALWSVVAVVIWQFAGYSMVIFLAGLQSIPQEVHEAAALDGAGALGRFWHVTRPMLAPAMTINLMLSVIGGLKLFDQVWVMTQGGPGGATDTLSTVIYRQAFQFNDFAYSIALALVLTVLVAVISAVQYRGLRRREDFS from the coding sequence ATGGCAACGAAGCTCGGCTCGAGACGGCGCGGCGGCCCGCCCACGGCTCCCTGGTGGTTCCTCGCCCCGGCGCTGGCCTTCTTCGTCTTCGTGGTCGTGGTGCCGAGCGTCCAGGGCGCGGGCTACGCCTTCACCGACTGGGACGGCATCACCCCGGCACCCGACTTCGCCGGGCTGGACAACTTCCGCACCCTGCTCGACGACGAGACCGCGCGCCTGGCACTGGTGAACACGCTGCTCGCGGCCGCGGGCATCACGGTGGTGCAGAACGTGATCGGGCTGCTGCTGGCCCTGGGCGTGCACGCCCGCATCAGGAGCCGGACCGTGCTGCGGGTGTTCTTCTTCGCCCCGGCGGTGATCACCCCGGTGGTCACCGCGTACCTGTGGAAATACCTCTACGCCCCGGAAGGCGCGATCAACGCCCTGTTCGCCGCGCTGGGCCTCGGGTCATGGCAGCAGGACTGGCTCGGTGACCCGGACCTGGCGCTGTGGTCGGTGGTCGCGGTGGTCATCTGGCAGTTCGCCGGCTACTCGATGGTGATCTTCCTGGCGGGGCTGCAATCCATCCCGCAGGAGGTCCACGAGGCGGCCGCGCTGGACGGGGCCGGGGCGCTGGGCCGGTTCTGGCACGTCACCCGGCCGATGCTGGCCCCGGCGATGACGATCAACCTGATGTTGTCGGTGATCGGCGGGCTCAAGCTGTTCGACCAGGTGTGGGTGATGACCCAGGGCGGTCCCGGTGGCGCCACCGACACGCTGTCCACGGTGATCTACCGGCAGGCGTTCCAGTTCAACGACTTCGCCTACAGCATCGCGCTCGCGCTGGTGCTCACCGTGCTCGTCGCGGTGATCAGCGCGGTGCAGTACCGGGGGCTGCGGCGGCGGGAGGACTTCTCGTGA
- a CDS encoding alpha/beta hydrolase family protein yields the protein MRLVGRTAALLTVFAALFPSSLVSASAAQPSAFRHTEVSFTSASKTMHGSLVVPPGEGAPRPAMVLVHGSGEGKREELRKQAEAFAAQGVVSLIYDKDTSNYSLMQRDFSGLADDAVAALDYLRGRPEVDPARTGLWGFSEGGWVAPLAATRAEHAAFLVVVGANGVSPSEAQAWSYRQWMRKQGVSSESVLDLASVTATRIAAEAGLFPEADFDPQPALEELRIPVLAIWGAQDRQSPPRDAAALFAATQADNPAFTMRTFPQAHHALVHTTDGFDRLEGFVPEFPELVGSWVKDITGGAPAAASGPLPAQDEPAAEVTPLAWYESLWVQGFALLALIVAFAAYPLTALFRAVRGRPRNGVAPAHWASFTGLLTVIGSMSFVMLIFTGGGEEVGPVLWGRPVFWLATQVLALGTLVLAGAAAVQWWRADEVRKGRKILALPLGGALLMIPWGLYWGVFLP from the coding sequence ATGCGCCTGGTAGGACGAACGGCGGCTTTGCTCACCGTGTTCGCGGCGTTGTTCCCTTCGTCTCTCGTGTCCGCGAGCGCGGCGCAGCCGTCCGCGTTCCGCCACACCGAGGTCTCCTTCACCAGCGCGAGCAAAACCATGCACGGGTCACTGGTGGTCCCGCCCGGCGAGGGCGCTCCCCGGCCGGCGATGGTGCTGGTGCACGGCTCCGGTGAAGGGAAGCGCGAGGAGTTGCGCAAGCAGGCGGAGGCCTTCGCCGCCCAAGGCGTGGTGTCGCTGATCTACGACAAGGACACCAGCAACTATTCTCTGATGCAGCGGGATTTCTCCGGCCTCGCCGACGACGCCGTCGCCGCGCTCGACTACCTGCGCGGGCGGCCCGAAGTGGACCCGGCCCGCACCGGGTTGTGGGGTTTCAGCGAAGGCGGCTGGGTGGCCCCGCTGGCCGCCACCCGGGCGGAGCACGCCGCGTTCCTGGTGGTCGTGGGCGCGAACGGGGTCAGCCCGTCGGAGGCGCAGGCCTGGAGCTACCGGCAGTGGATGCGCAAGCAGGGGGTGTCCAGCGAGTCGGTGCTCGACCTCGCCTCGGTCACCGCCACCCGGATCGCGGCGGAAGCCGGGCTCTTCCCGGAGGCGGATTTCGATCCCCAGCCGGCTCTGGAGGAACTACGTATTCCGGTACTCGCGATCTGGGGCGCGCAGGACCGGCAGAGCCCGCCGCGCGACGCGGCCGCCCTGTTCGCCGCCACCCAGGCCGACAACCCCGCCTTCACCATGCGCACCTTTCCCCAGGCGCACCACGCATTGGTCCACACCACCGATGGCTTCGACCGCCTCGAAGGCTTCGTTCCCGAATTCCCCGAACTCGTCGGTTCGTGGGTGAAGGACATCACCGGCGGCGCACCGGCGGCGGCTTCGGGTCCGCTGCCCGCCCAGGACGAACCGGCGGCGGAGGTCACGCCCCTCGCCTGGTACGAATCGCTGTGGGTGCAGGGATTCGCCCTGCTGGCACTGATCGTGGCCTTCGCCGCCTACCCGCTCACCGCCCTTTTCCGGGCCGTTCGCGGCAGGCCGCGGAACGGGGTGGCACCGGCGCACTGGGCTTCGTTCACCGGCCTGCTGACCGTGATCGGCTCGATGTCGTTCGTGATGCTCATCTTCACCGGTGGCGGCGAGGAGGTCGGCCCGGTGCTGTGGGGCAGGCCGGTGTTCTGGCTGGCGACCCAGGTGCTCGCGCTCGGCACGCTCGTCCTCGCGGGTGCCGCGGCCGTCCAGTGGTGGCGGGCGGACGAGGTCCGCAAAGGGCGGAAAATCCTCGCTCTGCCGCTGGGCGGGGCGTTGCTGATGATTCCCTGGGGGCTCTACTGGGGCGTTTTCCTGCCCTGA
- a CDS encoding sensor domain-containing protein has product MAEAEQTADRPPRRRFFRALAYLLLNLPIGVAGFSILFALTSLGFSLAVVLIGLPLLGLTALLARSLARMERARVHTMLGTYIPAPHLVPPAGGQLRRWTAPLRDGATWRDLLYVFLLFPLGVLQFSLVVGAWSVSVALLALPVFYHFVDDGAYRFPSESLHWVTVDTPLEALPWAALGFVFAVLSVLLTRGLAAGHARFARALLAAR; this is encoded by the coding sequence ATGGCCGAGGCCGAACAAACCGCCGACCGGCCGCCGCGCCGGCGGTTCTTCCGGGCGCTGGCCTACCTGCTGCTGAACCTGCCCATCGGGGTGGCGGGCTTTTCGATCCTGTTCGCCCTGACCTCGCTGGGTTTCTCCCTGGCGGTCGTGCTGATCGGGTTGCCGCTGCTCGGGTTGACCGCCCTGCTGGCCAGGTCTCTCGCGCGGATGGAACGCGCGCGGGTCCACACCATGCTGGGCACCTACATCCCGGCGCCCCACCTGGTGCCACCGGCGGGCGGGCAGCTCCGGCGGTGGACCGCGCCGCTGCGGGACGGCGCCACCTGGCGGGACCTGCTCTACGTCTTCCTGCTCTTCCCGCTCGGTGTCCTCCAGTTCTCGCTGGTGGTCGGGGCCTGGTCGGTGAGCGTGGCGTTGCTCGCCCTGCCGGTCTTCTACCACTTCGTCGACGACGGCGCCTATCGCTTCCCCAGTGAGAGCCTGCACTGGGTCACCGTGGACACCCCGCTGGAAGCCCTGCCGTGGGCGGCGCTCGGGTTCGTCTTCGCGGTGCTCTCGGTACTGCTCACCCGCGGGCTGGCCGCCGGGCACGCCCGGTTCGCCCGGGCGTTGCTCGCGGCCCGATAA